The nucleotide window CTGTTGCAGCGACTGGCTAACGAAGAACTGGCCCAGGCAGAGTATGAAGATCAGGTTCGCGCCAAAGTGACCGCCGCCCGTGCTGACACGCGTCCGGGTATGACCACGGAACAACTCCGCCAGCGCCTGCATGGCCGTTATCAGGAACTGCGCGATGCCGTATGACGTGGAATGGAAGCAGGGAGCCATCGAGGATGTAACGACGCTGTTTGACTATATCGCGGAAAATTCATCCCTGTGGGATGCGCAGAACGTTACCGACCGGGTTCTCGCTGCGGCGGACAAACTGGCCGACTTCCCGCGACTCTATGAAGTGGACTCACGCTATGGCGAGGACGTTCGCCGGATCAGTCTGATGGGACAGCATGTCCTCTATGATGTTGATGACCAGACCAGAAAAGTCCGGGTTCTGGCCGTGGTCGGCCAGCGCCAGAATCCCCATATTGTTCTCTAATAACCGGTGACGGGGACGCAATTCATTGCGTGGCCGTCGCCGGTTGGACAAGCACAGCGCGTCAGCGTTTTCCCCACGGCCACCACCGGCGCGGTGTTCCGGCCGGGGTCTCTGCTGTCTCCGGTTTGTGTTCCAGCAGTCTCATGGACTGCATTTCCTGCCGTAGCCCGGCCACCTCCTCCCTGAGTGCTTTTATCTCCGCGATCAAC belongs to Citrobacter koseri ATCC BAA-895 and includes:
- a CDS encoding type II toxin-antitoxin system RelE/ParE family toxin; this translates as MPYDVEWKQGAIEDVTTLFDYIAENSSLWDAQNVTDRVLAAADKLADFPRLYEVDSRYGEDVRRISLMGQHVLYDVDDQTRKVRVLAVVGQRQNPHIVL